In one window of Zingiber officinale cultivar Zhangliang chromosome 11A, Zo_v1.1, whole genome shotgun sequence DNA:
- the LOC122030901 gene encoding bax inhibitor 1-like produces MAYKGRRENTPSLLARRLRSVFIVRRERDREEREMDAFFQSRSQSHGGWTRNSFKNFGQIPSNVQNHMMLVYLTLCCALAASAAGAYLHILMNIGGFLTMMGCFGSIMCLLSMPPYEEKKRFGLLMAASAFEGASIGPLIELAIEFDSRLIMLAPLKRFNSIFSRVVLLIESPFSLTETVSQRVLLMSNSWKLRQSKKPFGCMSLSFMVVQSRLPPNEPMFQG; encoded by the exons ATGGCGTATAAAGGGCGAAGGGAGAACACGCCTTCTCTCCTCGCCCGGAGACTTCGATCTGTTTTCATTGTTCGCCGAGAGAGagatagagaagagagagagatggATGCGTTCTTCCAATCCCGATCTCAGTCCCATGGCGGATGGACTCGGAATTCCTTCAAAAATTTCGGTCAGATCCCTTCGAATGTTCAAAATCATATGATGCTG GTTTACTTGACGCTATGTTGCGCACTCGCGGCATCAGCGGCTGGAGCTTATCTCCACATTTTGATGAACATTGGCGGATTTTTGACGATGATGGGTTGCTTTGGTAGCATCATGTGTCTGCTTTCCATGCCTCCATATGAAGAG AAGAAGAGGTTTGGGCTTCTGATGGCCGCATCTGCTTTCGAGGGGGCTTCCATTGGCCCTTTGATTGAGCTTGCCATTGAGTTCGACTCCAG GTTGATTATGCTTGCACCCCTGAAGAGGTTCAACAGCATTTTCAGTCGTGTGGTATTGTTAATAGAGTCACCATTCTCACTGACAGAAACGGTCAGCCAAAGGGTTTTGCTTATGTCGAATTCTTGGAAGTTGAGGCAGTCCAAGAAGCCTTTTGGTTGCATGAGTCTGAGCTTCATGGTCGTCCAATCAAG GTTGCCGCCAAACGAACCAATGTTCCAGGGCTGA
- the LOC122031364 gene encoding histidine biosynthesis bifunctional protein hisIE, chloroplastic-like produces SSSILCDIIPTGCIHIAGLTCHPDVEFVDKEAVAVTSVSRKATFYNGPSSTDFINVHDIFLECDHDSIIYLGKSVEPTIYDLLGDQEVCNLDFSENFVISSFFYASWLFWNLSATILQCKVEICLLKNGKPSWTKKFLCSKVRLLCLKTGSR; encoded by the exons AGCAGTTCCATCCTCTGCGACATAATCCCTACCGGATGTATTCATATAGCAGGCCTCACATGCCATCCTGATGTCGAGTTTGTGGACAAAGAAGCAGTCGCAGTTACCAGTGTGTCTCGGAAGGCAACTTTCTACAATGGACCAAGCTCTACGGACTTCATAAATGTCCATGACATTTTTCTTGAATGTGATCATGATTCA ATCATATACCTTGGGAAGTCTGTTGAACCAACAATATATGATCTTTTGGGTGATCAAGAGGTTTGTAATCTGGACTTTTCTGAAAACTTTGTAATATCTTCTTTCTTCtatgcttcttggttattttggaATCTTTCTGCCACAATTTTGCAATGCAAGGTTGAAATCTGCTTGCTGAAAAATGGAAAACCATCGTGGACGAAGAAGTTTCTTTGCTCCAAAGTCAG GTTGTTGTGTCTTAAGACTGGCTCGAGGTGA